The Pelomicrobium methylotrophicum region CCAGCACCCTGAAGCCGTAGCGGCACTGTTAAGCGGTACGGAGATAACGGCCCACTTCGCCAACTCGCCGTTTCAGGAACAGGAGCTTGAGGATAAGCGTGTACGCAGGGTCTTAAGTTCCTACGATGTGCTCGGCGGTCCCCACACCCTGAACTCTCTGTACACCAGCAGCAAGTTTCGAGACGCCAATCCGAGAATCTATAAGGCTGTCGTCGCAGCCCTTAAAGAGGCCATTGAGACCATTAATCGCGACAAGCGGGCTGCCGCGCAGCTGTACGTTGAGGAAGAACGCTCCAAATTATCTTCAGATTTCGTGTACCAAATCCTGGCGAGTCCAGATTTCATCGTCACTGCTACGCCACAGGGCATTATGAAGTTTGCCGACTTCTTGCATCGGACCGGAAGTATCAAGAATCGGCCGGGTTCATGGAAGGATGTCTATTTTCCTGAGATCCATGATTTACCTGGGAGTTGATGTCAAGAAGATTGACTGATTGCAGTCCCAATATAGCCAATGAAGTAGGCGAAAAGGAGAATCTTTTATGAGCAACGCAGTAATGGAAAGGACACCCGCAGGTGAGCATAAGCAACGTCACACCAGAAACCTGGCTGAATGGAGCAGACGTCCACAACTTCCAGACACACACTATGTGGATACCCGTGTCTATACCGACCCTATTATCTTCCGAGAGGAGATCGAAAAGATTTTCAATCGTGTATGGCTGCCAGTCTGCCATGAGAGCGAACTGCCAAATCCATATGACTATCGGACGGCTAGCGTGGCCGGATTCAAACCCATCGTAGTAGTGCGCGGACCCGACAATAAGATCCGGACCTTTCTGAACATTTGTCCCCACCGTGGCAACATCATTGTTCGTTCGCCCGCGGGCACATTGACCAAGGCAGAACCCTCCGGCAACCCGAAGCACATGACTTGCATGTTCCACGGTTGGCAGTGGGATGCCTTTGGGCGCTGTGCGGAGATCCCCCGCGAAGAACAAGGCTACCAAGGACGTGTGTGCAAGGCAGACGTGGGACTTCGTGAAATTCGGACTGAGGTGGCTCATGGAGGCTTTGTATGGGTAAACCTCGACGACAACTGCGAGCCGCTCGCCGATTACATTGCCGGTGCGTTCGACTTCATGAGCCAGGAGCTGGACACGGAACCTTTAGAGATCTTCCATTACCAGAAGTCTGTCATCCGGACTAATTACAAGCTGTGGCACGAGACGAGCCGAGAATTTTATCACGACTATATGCATTACCATAATCGCGCCACGGGAATGCTGCAAAAAGGTTATTTCGACCGCAAATACACGGTATTCCCCAACGGCCACGCGGCCACCGGACTCACGACGATTGTCTATGAGGCCTACGAGGGAAACAAGGACCGCGTTCTGACCTTCCCTGGCATGCCGAAGAACGGCTGGAAGCAAGTAAACATCTTCCCGGCCTGCACCTACAGCCTGCGCGCGTCGTGTCTCCGAGTAAGCATCATGACACCCATTAGCGAACGCGAGACGCTGATCGAAATCCGTGGATTGGGACTCAAGAGGGATACGCCCCAAGAGCGGGAAGAGCGGATTATTGATCACGACACCATCTGGGGACCGTTCGGTCGCAACCTGCACGAGGATCTGCTAGCCGTGCAAAATCAATCCATCGCAATGCGCGAAGGTTCCGGCAGCAAGTACCTCATCATGGCGCGGGAAGAGAACAGCACCATTCACGACGAGATTGGATTGCGCTCTTACTTCGCGGAATGGACGCGGCGCATGGGTCGTATGGCGAGCGATCCAACGCGATTGCTGGAGGACTAAGCAGACACGATGGATTGTAGGGATTGGACAGCAACGACGGAGGAACTGCATTATGACCAACAGAGAACTGGACCAGTTACAACAGGTCCACGAACTCGTCTACGAGAGCTGCTTGCGACTGAACGCAGAAGACTGGAAGGGATACCTCGATCTATGCGACCCTGACTCCTTCAGGTACCGGATTGTGAACTACAGCCCGGAGATCAGACGAGAGCAATGCTGGATGGATCGCGACTTCAAGGGATTAAAGGCGTTATTCGACCTGCTACCAAAACATAATTCAGATCACTCTCCTCTGACGCGGCATGCCACCGTTTATAAAGTGACTTTCGACGAGAGCGCTGGTGAAGCCTCAGCCATAACGCTGTTGAGTATCTATCGCACACAGCTTGACGGCGTGAACTCCCACTTCGAGTCGGGCCAAACCAGCCTGTTTGCGGTCGGGAAGTACGAAGACCGAATCCGGCTCGGGAACGGGACTGGCCCAGCTCGACTTCTGGGCCGTACCGTCCGCCTGGATACCCGGCAGCTCGATATCGGCTCCCATTATCCCTTTTGAAAGTCCACGATCGAATCGTACGTAGGGCAAATGCGCTGGCAAAAGCTGTGTAAGTTCGCCGAGATCCCGTTGGGCAGTGCGGCGATGTTTACGGTGGGCGGATGCGATGTCCTTTTTCTAAGAACCAAAGACGGTTATCTCGCCCTGCCACCGCCATGTCGTCACATGCGCGAACCGCTGACAGAAGGATGCTTCGAGAAGTGTTTAGACAACGGTATTCCAGCTTGCAATCGCCATCGCAACGAAGCTGGCGCCCTAGAAGGGGTAGCGAGCGCTCCTTCTTTAAGGAGCTACGCGACCCGCGTGCAAGATGGCACCGTGTATATTGACCTGGATCGCGAAAACCCCCTAGAGGGTTATCAGCATGTGACCTGTTCACCGGGAATGACAGGGATGGGGGCTAACGGGCTTGTGATCAACTTCTGGAAAGAAGGTGATGAAAACAAGAAGGAAACATTTCACATCGGAGTAACCCCGAATTGGCCATGATGGCAAACACAGGCAACGAAACCGCACACCGATGAATTGGTTCAAACTTTGTAAATTGGATGAGGTGCCGCCCAACGAAATGCGGGCGTTCACTGTTAATGGAATCGAAGTGATCGTGCTACGGGGCGCGGACAGCTATCTGGTGATACCTCCATCGTGTCCTCATATGGCCAACCATTTGATCGATGGCTTCTTTGATGGCTGCATCCTGACCTGCAACAAGCATCTCTGGCAGTGGTCCATTGTCGACGGCCAGCCCCTTGGGGAAGCGGAGCGGCCGTTGCTCACCTACGAGGCTCAAACGAGGGATGGAGAAATCTGGGTGAATCTAGCGCAGGAGCTGCTTTACGAGCACGAGCGTGAAGCCGAGCGATAAGGTTTCTTCCACCAGCAGGAGGAGAAAAGGAGCAAATAAGAATGGAGGAGGACTGACGTATGCTCTTACGATCTCGCGCAGAGGCGGAAGTTCTGGAACGCCTAGGCAGGCCTTTGCTCGAGGTGCGGGGCGTGACGCTTCAATACAAGACGAAGCAGCACCTCGTCACTGCGACCTATCGCGTCGATTTTAATGTTGTGGAGGGTGATCGGTTTGTTCTTCTAGGACCATCGGGTTGTGGCAAGTCGACCCTGCTCAAGGCGGTCGGCGGCTTTCTCAAGCCGGTGGAAGGCACGATTACCCTCAAGGGGCATACTATTGACGGTCCGGGCCCCGACCGGATGATGGTTTTCCAAGAGTTCGACCAGCTCCTGCCGTGGAAGACTGTCAAACAGAATGTGATGTTCACCCTCGTGGCAAGCGGCAAGCTGAATGGCAGGGCAGCTGAGGAAAAGGCGTTGCACTACCTGGAGAAAGTTAATTTGACGAAGTTCGCTGATTCCTATCCCCATACGCTTTCTGGGGGCATGAAGCAGCGTGTCGCGATTGCCCGTGCCATGGCTATGGAGCCGGATATCCTGCTCATGGACGAGCCTTTCGCGGCACTGGATGCGCTCACCCGCAGGAAGATGCAAGACGAGCTCTTACAGCTCTGGGAAGGCACACGCTTTACTGT contains the following coding sequences:
- a CDS encoding aromatic ring-hydroxylating oxygenase subunit alpha: MSNAVMERTPAGEHKQRHTRNLAEWSRRPQLPDTHYVDTRVYTDPIIFREEIEKIFNRVWLPVCHESELPNPYDYRTASVAGFKPIVVVRGPDNKIRTFLNICPHRGNIIVRSPAGTLTKAEPSGNPKHMTCMFHGWQWDAFGRCAEIPREEQGYQGRVCKADVGLREIRTEVAHGGFVWVNLDDNCEPLADYIAGAFDFMSQELDTEPLEIFHYQKSVIRTNYKLWHETSREFYHDYMHYHNRATGMLQKGYFDRKYTVFPNGHAATGLTTIVYEAYEGNKDRVLTFPGMPKNGWKQVNIFPACTYSLRASCLRVSIMTPISERETLIEIRGLGLKRDTPQEREERIIDHDTIWGPFGRNLHEDLLAVQNQSIAMREGSGSKYLIMAREENSTIHDEIGLRSYFAEWTRRMGRMASDPTRLLED
- a CDS encoding methanesulfonate monooxygenase; the protein is MTNRELDQLQQVHELVYESCLRLNAEDWKGYLDLCDPDSFRYRIVNYSPEIRREQCWMDRDFKGLKALFDLLPKHNSDHSPLTRHATVYKVTFDESAGEASAITLLSIYRTQLDGVNSHFESGQTSLFAVGKYEDRIRLGNGTGPARLLGRTVRLDTRQLDIGSHYPF
- a CDS encoding Rieske (2Fe-2S) protein yields the protein MRWQKLCKFAEIPLGSAAMFTVGGCDVLFLRTKDGYLALPPPCRHMREPLTEGCFEKCLDNGIPACNRHRNEAGALEGVASAPSLRSYATRVQDGTVYIDLDRENPLEGYQHVTCSPGMTGMGANGLVINFWKEGDENKKETFHIGVTPNWP
- a CDS encoding Rieske (2Fe-2S) protein; the protein is MNWFKLCKLDEVPPNEMRAFTVNGIEVIVLRGADSYLVIPPSCPHMANHLIDGFFDGCILTCNKHLWQWSIVDGQPLGEAERPLLTYEAQTRDGEIWVNLAQELLYEHEREAER
- a CDS encoding ABC transporter ATP-binding protein; translated protein: MLLRSRAEAEVLERLGRPLLEVRGVTLQYKTKQHLVTATYRVDFNVVEGDRFVLLGPSGCGKSTLLKAVGGFLKPVEGTITLKGHTIDGPGPDRMMVFQEFDQLLPWKTVKQNVMFTLVASGKLNGRAAEEKALHYLEKVNLTKFADSYPHTLSGGMKQRVAIARAMAMEPDILLMDEPFAALDALTRRKMQDELLQLWEGTRFTVLFVTHSILEAIKIGNRILLLSAHPGQVKAELNSTGEDAVDETTGLRLSDRIHRLLFAEQGEEVSMTTQLGH